GTAAACCTTTTCATGATCAATGTAGGCTATGTCATTTTGGCTGGTCAGTCTCTTAAGGTATGATCGATCAACCCAAATTGTCGAGATTCTGTTAGAGGTAGCAATATCTACCCGTTACTTTAATGGGTTGATTTGGGTAGTCTTTTATCTCATGCCTGCACTGAAATGGGAATGGGTCGAACGGGTTGGAGGTTGCACAAAGTCTTATTTAAATGCATACAACCTCCTAAATAGCTGTATTGAAAGATTTGTATTATTACTGTAACAATGTTGTTTAATCATAATCAACATATTACTTATCTATAAAAATTTCGAAAAATGGCTAAATGTGTTAATGGGCGACATGACCTGACCCTAGAAAAACGATCCGTTTCAATCTTAACCTATTTGTGACCCGTCACCCAAACCACCTATTTGCCAAACACTTCTTTTAAACTATGTATCAAGTCAATAAAGGGAGGAATTAGTTAAcaactttttttataaaataggATTTACTGAGCCATTGGATTACTATTTTATAGTGGTTTTGGTTTTATTTTGTAGGCTATTTATGTACTCTTCAGGGATGACAATGCGATGAAGCTCCCATATTTTATTGCAATCGCCGGCTTCGTTTGTGGCTTATTTGCAATTTGTATCCCTCATCTTTCAGCTTTAAGGATTTGGCTGGGATTTTCAACCTTTTTTAGTCTAGTATACATCGTTATTGCATTTGCCCTGTCTCTTCGGGACGGTATAGTCTCCTTTCCCCCCTCTTAACACTTTAATTTGTGGTCCCATTTCGCAACTTATAATAACTGTATGTTATTGAATTGATTTATGTGATGTTTAAAGGGGTGCGGGCTCCACCTAGGGACTATGACATTCCAGGGTCAGACATAAGCAGGGTGTTTACGACGATTGGTGCTTCTGCAAGTCTTGTTTTTGCTTTCAACACAGGAATGCTCCCAGAGATACAGGTTAAACCACAATATCTATTGCTTTATAGGTGGGCCGGGTTGGGTTGAACAAGACACTTTAAAAAATATCTGAACTTTTTCGTAAATACTTGGTATGTCAATGGTTTGGGCTGTGTTGGGTTGAATTAAACACTTTTTCTTTGAACAGTTCTAAGTTTTTCAAAAATACGTGGTGTGTCAAATACTGACTAGGGGAGTTGGGTTGAAGTAAAcacttttttttaacaaaaagaaCTAAACTTTTATAAATACTTGGTGTGTCGGGATGGGTTGGGTTGAACGAAACGCTTTTTCCTCAAAAAAATCCTAACTTTTTAATAAAACATGGTGTGTTAAATATGGGTCGGGCTAGGTTGGGTTGAACATAACTCTTTTTCTTCAAAAAATTTCCAACTCCATAAATACTTGGTGTGCCAAATACGGGCCGGGCCCGTATTAGGTTGAACGGAACACTTAGCTACAATAATAATCCTAACTTTATCATAAATACTTGGTGTGTCTAATAAGGGTTGGGTTGAACGAAACACTTTTCTCTCTAAAAGATCCAAACGTTTTTCTAAAAACATGGTGTGTCAATATGATTACAAGAGTTATGTTAATTtagtaataatataatattatgtATAATGATTTAGAAAGTTATATGCGTAAAACAATTACACTTTGTCTACATTCTGCtgatatatttttaaaatttccTAGGCAACAGTGAAACAGCCAGTTGTCGGGAACATGATGAAAGCTTTATACTTCCAATTTACAGTAGGGGTATTGCCATTATATGCTGTTGCCTTTATGGGTTATTGGGCTTATGGGAATGATGCATCTGCTTATTTGCTTAGCAGTGTTAGCGGTCCAGTTTGGGTGAAGACATTTGCCAATATATCTGCGTTTCTTCAAACCGTCATAGCTTTGCATGTAAGCTTCTTACCTCCTAACCTCCCTttatccatttcacataattCTTCAGCTTTGACCatatcccccccccccaatgTTTGACCAAGAATACCTGCAGCATGGGTTTGGGGATGTAGCCATATAGTGGGGGAATCCTGGTTATCTTTTTGTGTCAAAATGAGACGGGCGGGCGGGCGGGCTGGGTAACAGGTTAAAGTGGGTTCAAGATGGTTTGGGTTGACCCGCTAACATTTTTGTCCGTtttcttaaattttataaattaagtgAATGtatttaaatataatataaataaattagGTTAAAAAATAATTTTGACCCGTTAGAGAAAATCTAACGTACATTAGCATGTATTATTATACTAAATAATTTGAAATTGTTGGTACTTTTTACGAATAAGAAAGTAGGCGATGAGACATAACGGATTTGTTTTCTTCTAAAATGTACACAAATGTATACAAGTTTATACACAATATATGTCATGTGTGTCACATACTTGCATATTATATATGAAAACCTTTAAAGTTCATCTTTAGGAAGTTTGCAAGTCACAAGTAACTATCTACAATGTCTTTATTACAACAAGAACACGACTATACACTATCAAGTTTTTATCGGACCTTATCATAGAACAGTAAGTgtattttcaaacatgtttttcGCTACTCTTGTTTACAACAAGATCAAGTGTTCATACACTATATATAAGGGCCGGCTCAACTTTTATTGGGGCCCTAAGCGGATTTTAATATCAATGCccttttgtgaaaaaaaaaaatatttttttttttgcttaggATCCTGACATGTGGGAACATGATGACACAAATTTTGTAATTACGATTTCTTAAAGGCACACAATCCAcatttttggttttatttatatAGATTTTTGCAAGTCCAATGTACGAGTATCTGGATACAAAATACGGAATCAAAGGAAGCGCGCTGGCCGTAAAAAACTTGTCATTCAGAATAATGGTGAGAGGCGGTTACCTAGTGGTAACCACCTTACTAGCGGCAGCACTGCCATTCATTGGAGACTTCATGAGCCTCACAGGAGCCATCAGTACCTTCCCGCTTACATTTATACTAGCAAATCACATGTATCTGGTGGCTAAGAGGAACAAACTCACTTCTTTGCAGAAACTATGGCATTGGATCAATGTAATATTTTTTGGGGTTATGTCTGTTACAGCAGCAGTTGCTGCCTTGAGGCTTATTGCTGTGGACTCAAAAAATTACAGCATTTTTGCTGATATATAGTTTCATTGTATTTTTATGGGATATTTAAAATAAATCCCATTTTGA
The sequence above is drawn from the Helianthus annuus cultivar XRQ/B chromosome 12, HanXRQr2.0-SUNRISE, whole genome shotgun sequence genome and encodes:
- the LOC110894880 gene encoding proline transporter 2 isoform X1, giving the protein MEPHRDDVVSTRPTKVYSDDQLAIEIPETAHQISSDSWFQVGFVLTTGINSAYVLGYSGAVMVPLGWVGGVVGLILATAISLYANALIAELHEFGGKRHIRYRDLAGFIYGPKAYSLTWVLQYVNLFMINVGYVILAGQSLKAIYVLFRDDNAMKLPYFIAIAGFVCGLFAICIPHLSALRIWLGFSTFFSLVYIVIAFALSLRDGVRAPPRDYDIPGSDISRVFTTIGASASLVFAFNTGMLPEIQATVKQPVVGNMMKALYFQFTVGVLPLYAVAFMGYWAYGNDASAYLLSSVSGPVWVKTFANISAFLQTVIALHIFASPMYEYLDTKYGIKGSALAVKNLSFRIMVRGGYLVVTTLLAAALPFIGDFMSLTGAISTFPLTFILANHMYLVAKRNKLTSLQKLWHWINVIFFGVMSVTAAVAALRLIAVDSKNYSIFADI
- the LOC110894880 gene encoding proline transporter 1 isoform X2, which gives rise to MVSSRVCSDNWYQQCVCARVLGCSHGSAWLELHEFGGKRHIRYRDLAGFIYGPKAYSLTWVLQYVNLFMINVGYVILAGQSLKAIYVLFRDDNAMKLPYFIAIAGFVCGLFAICIPHLSALRIWLGFSTFFSLVYIVIAFALSLRDGVRAPPRDYDIPGSDISRVFTTIGASASLVFAFNTGMLPEIQATVKQPVVGNMMKALYFQFTVGVLPLYAVAFMGYWAYGNDASAYLLSSVSGPVWVKTFANISAFLQTVIALHIFASPMYEYLDTKYGIKGSALAVKNLSFRIMVRGGYLVVTTLLAAALPFIGDFMSLTGAISTFPLTFILANHMYLVAKRNKLTSLQKLWHWINVIFFGVMSVTAAVAALRLIAVDSKNYSIFADI